From one Ignavibacteria bacterium genomic stretch:
- the ppk1 gene encoding polyphosphate kinase 1, with amino-acid sequence MPKKQSLQNTPSRSQQAATKGKPKPPSNTAGEPNLHDESLYLNRELSWLDFNRRVLEEANDKNHPLLERLKFLTIFSSNLDEFFMIRVAGLMEQRALGVTELSADGMSATEQLEEIRSRLLPLLRWQAAIFNDDVMPALQAENIFVLKYEQLTAEERRFFKADFLDNLMPLLTPLALDTGHPFPRLINTSLNIAFVLFDDAETDAEMRIAVLRMPSTLPRLVRIERSGGNFFIPLEEIIRAQAASLFPGLRLRESHTFRVTRDADVEIAADEANDLITAVAEGIRQRRWGTDAVRIEVGHDMPTFLLGVLLASLNLDANDVYYLEVPLNLQDYRELLKLEKRRLKYSQFTGNVPPEFANEALNIFDVLKNDDVMVHHPFDSYANSVVKFITEAASDPHVLAIKITLYRTGGKSPIVEALKHAAHSGKNVTALVELKARFDEEANINWARELEQSGVHVVYGVRGLKVHCKFCLVIRKEGRKVLTYVHVGTGNYNSTTSKQYTDIGIFTGNQRFETDFIHLFNLLTGYSRLSQWEYLSVSPVTMRNDFLDLIYREREISESGGKGQIIAKMNSLIDPKIIRALYRASMAGVEIQLIVRGICSLRPGVPGISENISVRSILDRFLEHSRIFWFRNGGDPRVFIGSTDWMGRNFDRRVEVLFPVFDAKIKARLFEILQMYLSAKSHARLLQSNGTYVRPPQYTREDAYRVQMALLRRVRRT; translated from the coding sequence ATGCCAAAGAAGCAGAGTCTCCAAAACACACCATCGCGCTCACAGCAGGCAGCAACGAAGGGCAAGCCAAAGCCCCCTTCAAACACTGCGGGTGAACCAAACCTGCATGACGAATCGCTGTACCTGAATCGTGAGCTTAGCTGGCTGGATTTTAATCGCCGGGTGCTTGAAGAGGCAAATGACAAGAACCATCCGCTTCTGGAACGACTAAAGTTTCTCACAATCTTTTCGAGTAATCTTGACGAGTTCTTCATGATACGGGTTGCCGGACTCATGGAGCAGCGTGCGCTGGGCGTTACTGAATTATCGGCCGACGGGATGTCGGCTACCGAACAGCTGGAAGAAATCCGCAGCCGTCTGCTGCCGCTTCTACGCTGGCAGGCTGCGATATTTAACGATGACGTGATGCCAGCTTTACAGGCAGAAAACATTTTCGTGCTGAAGTATGAACAACTTACGGCCGAGGAACGCCGGTTTTTTAAGGCTGACTTTTTGGATAATCTCATGCCGCTGCTTACGCCTCTGGCATTAGACACCGGGCATCCGTTTCCTCGGCTGATCAACACGTCCCTTAACATTGCCTTTGTTTTATTTGATGATGCTGAAACCGATGCTGAAATGCGGATTGCAGTGCTCCGCATGCCGTCAACCCTTCCGCGTTTGGTGCGTATCGAACGGAGTGGCGGCAACTTCTTTATCCCCCTGGAAGAAATAATACGCGCACAGGCAGCAAGTCTGTTTCCCGGACTGCGACTCCGCGAAAGTCACACTTTTAGGGTGACCAGGGATGCCGATGTAGAAATCGCAGCAGATGAGGCAAATGACCTGATTACGGCGGTTGCAGAAGGGATCAGACAACGCAGGTGGGGTACCGATGCGGTACGGATCGAGGTGGGACATGATATGCCAACCTTCCTGCTGGGTGTACTGTTGGCATCACTTAACCTTGATGCTAACGATGTATATTACCTGGAGGTCCCACTCAATCTGCAGGATTACCGTGAACTTTTAAAGCTCGAGAAACGTAGGCTTAAGTATTCCCAGTTTACCGGAAATGTTCCCCCTGAATTTGCAAATGAAGCGTTGAATATTTTTGATGTGTTAAAGAATGATGATGTAATGGTACATCATCCTTTTGATTCGTATGCTAATTCAGTAGTAAAATTTATTACCGAGGCGGCTTCTGATCCGCATGTTCTTGCAATTAAAATCACACTCTACCGCACGGGTGGTAAAAGTCCTATTGTTGAAGCTCTGAAACATGCAGCACACTCCGGGAAAAACGTTACCGCCCTGGTTGAGCTGAAAGCACGATTCGATGAAGAAGCAAATATTAACTGGGCACGCGAGCTGGAACAGAGTGGGGTCCACGTTGTGTATGGTGTCCGCGGACTTAAAGTGCATTGTAAGTTCTGCCTGGTGATACGTAAGGAGGGACGGAAAGTATTAACCTATGTGCACGTAGGTACCGGCAATTATAATTCTACAACGTCGAAGCAGTACACAGACATTGGCATTTTCACCGGAAATCAAAGGTTCGAAACAGACTTTATCCATCTGTTTAATTTATTAACCGGCTACAGTCGGTTATCGCAGTGGGAGTACCTGAGTGTTTCGCCTGTTACCATGCGAAATGATTTTCTGGACTTAATTTACAGGGAGCGCGAGATATCGGAGTCAGGTGGTAAAGGACAAATCATTGCAAAGATGAATTCGTTAATTGACCCCAAGATTATTCGGGCGCTCTATCGTGCAAGTATGGCCGGTGTCGAGATTCAGCTTATCGTGCGTGGAATCTGCTCGTTGCGTCCGGGAGTCCCCGGTATCAGCGAGAATATCAGTGTACGGAGTATTCTGGACCGCTTTCTGGAGCACAGTCGGATATTCTGGTTCCGAAACGGAGGTGATCCACGGGTATTCATTGGCAGTACGGACTGGATGGGGCGCAATTTTGACCGACGCGTGGAAGTGTTGTTTCCGGTGTTCGATGCCAAAATCAAAGCCCGTTTGTTTGAGATACTCCAGATGTATTTGTCGGCTAAGTCGCATGCCCGTCTGCTGCAGTCCAATGGCACATACGTTCGCCCACCCCAGTACACGCGCGAGGATGCTTACCGGGTTCAAATGGCGCTGTTACGACGCGTTCGAAGGACGTAA
- a CDS encoding lamin tail domain-containing protein, translating into MKQILMLVLLMVSIHMSAQVLITELHPVPAAGEPEWLELENTSPDDVDASGWLVCDARSCSQIPSIAIWNGRAHKAVVPAGGRLVVTRDAEALAECRRLPDGVLVAELPLPSLNNSTEIVTLRKPDSTLTDSVYYSMKKHVKGRSIERDAAYSAGRHVYNNSWLTCVAADSTTCGLLNSVIRLPHDRWIAAIVVADYAVEIHITNHGQSPLPPSLVQLTGAITAPDSMPADQHYTSLSVTVPALLDNETYKWDIPLADLDWPTVTGSIELTAILTDVDDRPENDTLTTSVILPPPPGTIMINEIMYDSWSGQTDYVEIVNVGEAQADITGWKIQDAGGAEFTISVPATVTAGEYVVLASSEAVAGLMDGRQPLLCKPVMDLNKIGDRVILRSASGFLVDMVEYNTLWHLPGLDVTTGVSLEKINPKLASNSASSWTSSGALRGGTPGYANSVITPLEFHGSVTALPSPFSSSRTSALHPTVISYRQPFRHALVSVTVRNTRGAEVRSLMNSVFSGSEGAVAWDGTSNSGLSVEPGPYLVVVECSDAASSAVSRSVTMVVVGE; encoded by the coding sequence ATGAAGCAAATATTGATGCTCGTGCTGCTTATGGTCAGCATACACATGAGTGCACAGGTGCTGATAACAGAGCTGCACCCGGTACCGGCTGCAGGCGAGCCCGAGTGGCTTGAACTTGAGAATACGTCGCCTGATGATGTTGATGCTTCCGGGTGGCTGGTGTGCGATGCACGGTCGTGTTCACAGATACCAAGCATTGCAATTTGGAATGGCAGGGCTCACAAGGCAGTTGTGCCTGCGGGCGGACGCCTGGTAGTAACGCGCGATGCCGAAGCACTGGCAGAGTGCCGTCGTCTGCCGGACGGTGTGCTTGTTGCAGAACTACCATTGCCATCACTGAACAACAGCACCGAGATAGTTACGCTTCGTAAGCCGGATTCTACGCTTACTGACTCTGTTTACTACTCAATGAAGAAGCATGTAAAAGGCCGAAGCATTGAGCGTGATGCGGCTTACTCCGCGGGGAGGCACGTGTATAACAATAGCTGGCTAACGTGTGTTGCTGCTGATAGTACAACGTGCGGACTTCTGAATTCAGTCATCCGTTTGCCACACGACCGTTGGATTGCAGCTATTGTGGTTGCTGATTACGCCGTCGAAATTCATATAACCAATCATGGTCAGAGCCCCCTCCCACCATCTTTAGTTCAGCTAACAGGGGCGATTACAGCTCCTGACTCAATGCCTGCAGACCAGCATTACACGAGTTTGTCGGTAACTGTACCGGCGCTACTCGATAACGAAACATATAAATGGGACATCCCCCTTGCTGACTTAGACTGGCCAACCGTAACCGGCAGCATTGAACTAACGGCAATACTGACTGATGTTGATGACCGACCAGAAAACGATACGCTTACAACCTCCGTTATCCTTCCTCCACCACCGGGAACAATAATGATAAACGAAATTATGTATGATTCATGGTCCGGACAGACCGACTACGTAGAAATTGTGAATGTTGGTGAAGCGCAAGCCGATATCACCGGCTGGAAAATTCAGGACGCCGGTGGTGCAGAGTTCACGATAAGTGTGCCTGCAACGGTGACAGCCGGAGAGTATGTGGTGCTGGCAAGTTCCGAAGCGGTAGCCGGTTTGATGGATGGCCGGCAACCGTTGCTGTGCAAGCCCGTGATGGACTTGAATAAAATTGGTGACAGAGTGATCCTTCGGTCAGCAAGCGGTTTCCTGGTTGACATGGTTGAGTACAATACACTATGGCATCTTCCAGGCTTGGACGTTACGACCGGCGTGAGTTTGGAAAAGATAAACCCCAAGCTTGCTTCGAATAGTGCCTCCTCATGGACATCGAGTGGCGCACTTCGTGGCGGCACGCCGGGCTACGCTAACAGTGTTATAACACCACTTGAATTTCATGGCTCGGTAACCGCATTGCCATCGCCATTTTCATCCAGCCGGACATCTGCACTGCACCCCACCGTGATTTCATACCGCCAACCGTTCAGGCACGCTCTGGTCTCTGTCACCGTTCGCAATACCCGTGGTGCAGAAGTGCGCAGTTTGATGAACTCAGTTTTTAGTGGAAGTGAAGGGGCTGTGGCATGGGACGGTACCTCGAACAGCGGACTGTCAGTAGAACCTGGTCCGTACCTTGTTGTTGTGGAGTGCTCCGATGCGGCATCATCAGCCGTAAGCCGTTCGGTGACCATGGTTGTAGTGGGCGAGTAA
- the ligA gene encoding NAD-dependent DNA ligase LigA: protein MDRIEQLRELIRHHDYLYYVQAQPEITDQEYDALFRELQDLEKQHPDRVTDNSPTQRVGDKPISEFTTVRHRTPMLSLSNTYSRKEVEDFDRRVRALLNNETIEYVCELKYDGVALSLVYEDGQLIRAVSRGDGEAGDDITHNVRTIKSIPLTLNTDEFYQRSNISTKAPSQNSVIEVRGEVYMLNSDFVAINDDALEKGEKLYANPRNLTAGTLKQKNPQNAAQRKLQFVAYYLDAEGVPSLPATTQADNVTALKHLGFPVSNALRTCRSIAEIIAFIDEWEQKRDSLSFNIDGIVIKVNAIEQQEQVGFVARAPRWAIAYKYEAKKAETILNDITLQVGRTGVVTPVAELQPVLLAGSTISRATLHNEDFVHHLDLRIGDTVIVEKGGDVIPKIGGVVHSRRRSDALPWTMPTTCPCYVQSTLHKPEGEVNWYCTHGLCPWQLQRRLEHFASRDAMHIEGLGTKAIEQFVKAGLLHSVADIYQLGEKSDQMLALDRWAPRSVQKLLSGIEQSKQQPFERVLYALGIRYVGEGVAKILVGAFPSIDELADATVEQLSAVHDIGNSIARSIVEFFSDTSERDIVEQLRQAGLQFRRTETATVSNEFAGITFVLTGELEHFTRKEAQTAIEQRGGKVSGSVSSKTSYVIAGKEAGSKLSRARELGITVLSEEQFLGMLR from the coding sequence ATGGACAGAATTGAACAGCTCCGGGAACTTATTCGGCACCACGACTACTTGTACTACGTGCAGGCTCAGCCTGAAATCACTGATCAGGAGTATGATGCCTTGTTCAGGGAGCTTCAGGATTTGGAGAAACAGCATCCTGACCGGGTAACCGACAACTCGCCGACGCAGCGTGTTGGGGACAAACCAATATCAGAATTTACTACCGTCCGGCACCGTACTCCGATGCTATCGCTTTCCAATACATATTCTCGTAAAGAGGTCGAAGACTTTGACCGCAGAGTTCGTGCATTGCTAAATAACGAGACTATTGAATATGTGTGTGAGTTAAAGTATGATGGTGTTGCGTTAAGCCTTGTGTACGAAGACGGGCAGCTGATACGGGCCGTCAGCCGTGGTGATGGTGAGGCGGGTGACGATATCACCCACAACGTCCGCACAATTAAATCAATCCCATTAACGCTCAACACCGACGAATTTTACCAGCGGAGCAACATATCAACCAAAGCCCCTTCACAGAACAGCGTAATTGAGGTTCGTGGTGAGGTGTATATGCTAAATTCAGACTTCGTTGCAATCAACGACGATGCTCTGGAGAAGGGTGAAAAACTCTACGCAAACCCGCGTAACCTGACTGCCGGTACACTAAAGCAGAAGAACCCGCAAAATGCGGCACAGAGGAAGCTGCAGTTCGTTGCCTATTACCTTGATGCTGAAGGTGTACCATCGTTACCTGCTACCACCCAGGCTGACAACGTTACAGCGTTAAAGCATCTTGGCTTCCCCGTTAGCAATGCCCTGCGCACATGCAGATCCATTGCCGAGATTATAGCATTCATTGATGAATGGGAGCAAAAGCGCGACTCACTATCATTTAACATCGACGGCATTGTAATTAAAGTTAATGCTATTGAGCAGCAGGAGCAGGTTGGGTTCGTTGCCCGTGCGCCCAGGTGGGCAATCGCATACAAGTACGAGGCAAAGAAGGCTGAAACAATTCTGAACGATATAACCTTGCAGGTAGGCCGCACTGGTGTGGTTACACCCGTGGCGGAACTGCAGCCGGTTTTACTGGCCGGAAGCACAATTTCAAGAGCCACTCTTCATAACGAAGATTTCGTTCATCATCTGGACTTGCGTATTGGCGATACGGTTATCGTTGAGAAAGGGGGCGATGTAATACCTAAGATTGGCGGAGTTGTGCATTCAAGACGAAGGTCTGATGCACTACCGTGGACGATGCCGACGACTTGTCCGTGCTATGTTCAGAGCACGCTTCACAAGCCCGAAGGTGAAGTAAACTGGTATTGCACACACGGGCTGTGTCCGTGGCAGCTTCAACGCAGACTGGAGCACTTTGCAAGTCGCGACGCGATGCACATTGAGGGGCTTGGCACAAAAGCGATTGAGCAGTTTGTTAAAGCAGGCCTGTTGCATTCGGTTGCCGACATCTATCAACTGGGTGAAAAGTCAGATCAGATGTTAGCACTGGACCGGTGGGCACCCCGCAGCGTACAGAAACTTCTTTCCGGTATCGAGCAAAGCAAACAGCAACCATTCGAGCGAGTATTGTATGCCTTAGGCATACGGTATGTAGGTGAAGGAGTGGCAAAAATCCTGGTTGGTGCATTCCCGAGTATTGATGAGCTTGCCGACGCCACAGTTGAACAGCTCAGCGCAGTACACGACATTGGCAACAGTATAGCACGGAGTATTGTTGAGTTTTTCAGTGACACATCAGAACGTGACATTGTAGAACAACTACGGCAAGCAGGTTTACAGTTTCGTCGAACTGAAACCGCTACTGTCTCAAATGAATTTGCCGGCATTACCTTTGTGCTTACAGGAGAACTGGAACACTTCACACGCAAGGAAGCGCAGACGGCCATCGAGCAGCGTGGTGGCAAGGTATCCGGCTCTGTAAGCAGTAAAACAAGTTATGTTATCGCCGGTAAGGAAGCAGGTAGTAAACTATCCAGGGCACGAGAGCTAGGTATTACTGTTTTATCTGAAGAACAATTTCTGGGGATGCTGCGCTAA
- a CDS encoding transposase — translation MSEKRQRRHMSAEEKVKILREHLEKKRPISELCEQYGIDPGQFSQWKKAFFEGGVQVFATRAGRWLGRLKRKRCATGTSFLVVVAGEGSPERSDGLAVCCWKSLSVASKTAVREYSVSAMALVLNILS, via the coding sequence ATGTCAGAGAAACGACAACGGCGACACATGAGTGCGGAGGAGAAGGTCAAGATCCTCCGTGAACATTTAGAAAAGAAGCGACCGATATCGGAGCTGTGCGAGCAGTATGGAATCGATCCTGGTCAATTCAGCCAATGGAAGAAAGCCTTTTTTGAAGGTGGAGTCCAAGTATTTGCCACTAGAGCTGGTCGGTGGCTTGGCCGACTGAAACGGAAGAGGTGTGCAACCGGGACTTCATTCTTGGTGGTGGTGGCGGGGGAGGGCAGTCCGGAGCGAAGCGACGGGCTTGCCGTGTGCTGTTGGAAGAGCTTGAGTGTGGCATCGAAGACGGCAGTACGAGAGTACTCAGTGAGTGCTATGGCGTTAGTCCTGAACATCCTTTCCTGA
- a CDS encoding transposase, translated as MITTMFREMISRGFCFDDGLLFVIDGGLGLRKAIEEVFGEYAVIQRCQVHKLRNVLDHLPENARPEWRKLLKQLFSCDDYKHARAMADELIARLQKINPAAAASLNEGIEDVLTLTRLGMRSVFGCSFGTTNVIESANSAIARRTRHVTRWSTDDQRLRWSALALFDAEQSWRRVHNYKRLLMLHRAIVNEVNNRIQKQSNQSYSLSIFN; from the coding sequence GTGATCACTACGATGTTTCGCGAGATGATCAGCCGTGGTTTCTGCTTCGATGACGGCCTGTTGTTTGTGATCGATGGCGGGCTAGGCCTTCGAAAGGCGATCGAAGAGGTCTTTGGCGAATATGCCGTCATTCAGCGCTGCCAAGTGCACAAGTTGCGCAATGTGCTTGACCACTTGCCGGAGAACGCACGTCCAGAATGGCGCAAACTTCTGAAGCAATTGTTTTCCTGCGATGACTACAAACACGCACGCGCTATGGCTGATGAACTCATAGCACGATTGCAGAAGATCAATCCCGCCGCTGCTGCATCACTCAATGAGGGCATCGAAGACGTACTGACCCTAACACGACTCGGCATGCGATCTGTCTTCGGATGCTCATTCGGTACAACGAACGTGATCGAATCGGCGAACTCTGCCATAGCACGTCGTACGAGGCACGTTACGCGATGGTCCACAGATGATCAGCGGCTACGGTGGTCAGCTCTCGCTCTCTTCGACGCAGAACAATCATGGCGACGAGTACATAACTATAAAAGATTGCTTATGTTGCACCGAGCGATCGTAAACGAAGTAAACAACAGAATCCAAAAACAATCAAACCAAAGCTATAGTCTCTCGATTTTCAACTAG
- a CDS encoding transposase: MMQKQGRRFLPQIYHDLHQAAEPPTYGIVALFRGLGSRNLELVTEALMDSFGLSKSRVSELFVEHSTAILEEFLQRRLDESTYVAVFIDGKCIQGQNIVSVIGVTEVGEKYRWG, encoded by the coding sequence ATGATGCAGAAACAGGGAAGACGTTTTCTGCCACAGATCTACCATGACTTACACCAGGCCGCTGAGCCACCGACGTATGGTATTGTGGCGTTGTTTCGAGGTCTTGGCAGCCGCAATCTGGAGCTGGTTACCGAAGCATTGATGGATTCATTTGGACTCTCAAAGAGTCGGGTTTCTGAGCTCTTCGTTGAACATAGCACTGCGATCTTGGAAGAGTTTCTTCAGCGTCGCCTTGACGAGTCAACCTATGTGGCGGTCTTCATCGACGGAAAGTGCATACAGGGTCAGAACATCGTCTCGGTTATTGGCGTAACTGAAGTCGGGGAGAAGTATCGCTGGGGCTAA
- a CDS encoding DUF3078 domain-containing protein: protein MTFRNLHLAILVALLVPAVASAQLDAAVATDSLSNKIRHLSADSIPWKLKGVFGAGLNATQLSNWMGGGLNSTTIRGLILGSATYAANSLSWENTLDLGYSLTKLGGADFRKADDRIILGSKASVKQNDWVRYTAFIDFRTQFYIGSNYDVPDTTSSSGFKKISNLMAPGYLTASLGVEFTPRNEFKLLVAPIASRSIFVLDDDLSAQGAFGVDPGDSFKNDIGALVNATLDWEIMKNVTWRNRLNMFARYSNINYWVVTDENVFLMKVNDFLSVGLLTDIFYDHKVPVTRDNGTVGPATQLRNQLVIEFRYETANF, encoded by the coding sequence ATGACATTCCGTAATCTACATCTTGCCATACTTGTTGCCTTGCTTGTACCGGCTGTGGCATCTGCTCAGCTTGACGCTGCGGTTGCAACTGATTCACTATCAAACAAAATCCGTCACCTGAGTGCCGACAGTATCCCGTGGAAGCTAAAAGGTGTTTTTGGTGCCGGATTAAACGCTACCCAGCTGTCAAACTGGATGGGTGGTGGACTAAACTCAACAACCATTCGGGGTCTGATTCTTGGCAGTGCCACCTATGCAGCAAATTCGTTGTCGTGGGAAAACACCCTTGACTTAGGGTATTCACTTACAAAACTCGGCGGTGCAGATTTCCGTAAGGCCGATGACAGAATTATTCTTGGGAGCAAGGCCTCGGTCAAACAGAATGACTGGGTGCGATATACTGCCTTTATTGATTTCAGAACCCAATTCTACATTGGTAGTAATTATGACGTTCCTGACACAACATCGTCCAGTGGATTCAAGAAAATCTCAAATCTCATGGCTCCGGGTTACCTTACCGCATCGCTAGGTGTTGAGTTTACGCCGCGTAATGAATTTAAACTCCTGGTAGCTCCGATTGCCTCACGTTCCATCTTTGTTCTGGATGATGACCTCTCGGCCCAGGGTGCCTTTGGAGTAGATCCGGGTGACAGTTTTAAAAATGATATTGGTGCTCTGGTGAATGCTACACTTGATTGGGAGATTATGAAGAATGTAACATGGCGGAACCGGCTGAATATGTTTGCCAGATATAGCAACATCAACTACTGGGTAGTAACCGACGAAAATGTTTTCTTAATGAAGGTAAATGACTTCTTGTCGGTCGGCCTTCTTACCGATATTTTTTATGATCACAAAGTTCCCGTTACACGAGATAACGGAACAGTTGGTCCGGCAACTCAGCTCCGCAATCAATTAGTAATTGAATTTAGATACGAGACAGCGAATTTCTAA
- a CDS encoding S8 family serine peptidase, with the protein MKCKFIGFLPTRRPVSAGAAPTIPLSVSNFAVSMARPLSVKPALPLPVRMKANVSATGRGVCIAMVDSDFMAHPDLTLPNNRIVGYADAVHNTVHIEVPEVPVTARHWHGTMTACTAAGNGYLSGGMYSSLAPESTVLLVRTMNEKNRVTTDSIVCALEIIGRLAAEHNIRVVNISVYADEIEHTLAHPVNRAVTNLVEQGICVVSATGNNPRAPIRPPAAAPLGIAVGGLDDKNTLLESDKEMYHSTFGITELGVQKPDVIAPAIYLPGPILPGTTEQEEAAALSALDALTDSMLLETAPRLLPYTGIPLSVWTSRDIAELRNAIDNRINLEQIIAPYYKMVDGTSFAAPIVASIVAQMVALKPDLTPEQIKTILTHTAKPLPDVPRLIQGAGVVDQHAALAYCSALAKVEHQAA; encoded by the coding sequence GTGAAGTGCAAATTTATCGGCTTTCTTCCTACACGTCGTCCGGTATCTGCCGGAGCAGCCCCCACGATACCCCTTTCTGTCTCTAATTTTGCAGTATCTATGGCCCGTCCGCTCTCTGTTAAACCCGCCCTGCCATTACCGGTACGGATGAAAGCAAATGTCAGCGCTACTGGTCGTGGCGTGTGTATCGCTATGGTTGATAGCGATTTTATGGCCCACCCCGACCTTACATTGCCGAACAACAGAATTGTTGGGTATGCGGATGCCGTTCACAATACAGTACACATAGAGGTTCCTGAAGTTCCAGTGACAGCACGCCACTGGCATGGTACGATGACGGCATGTACAGCGGCGGGCAATGGCTACTTATCGGGCGGAATGTACTCGTCGCTGGCTCCTGAAAGCACTGTGCTCCTGGTTCGTACCATGAACGAGAAGAATCGGGTAACAACTGATTCAATCGTATGCGCCCTCGAAATCATTGGTCGGCTGGCTGCAGAACACAACATCCGGGTGGTTAACATCAGTGTGTACGCCGATGAAATCGAACATACACTTGCCCATCCTGTGAACCGGGCAGTAACCAACCTTGTTGAACAGGGAATTTGCGTTGTTTCGGCTACCGGCAACAATCCGCGTGCGCCAATCAGACCTCCGGCTGCAGCTCCTCTGGGAATTGCCGTGGGTGGTCTTGACGACAAGAATACACTTCTTGAATCTGATAAAGAAATGTACCATAGCACGTTTGGCATCACGGAGCTGGGGGTTCAAAAACCGGATGTAATTGCACCGGCAATCTACCTGCCGGGTCCGATACTGCCGGGAACAACGGAACAAGAAGAAGCGGCAGCTCTCAGCGCACTTGATGCACTAACCGATTCAATGCTCCTGGAGACGGCACCTCGGCTTCTCCCGTATACCGGAATTCCTCTGAGCGTATGGACCTCTCGGGATATTGCCGAACTCAGAAACGCTATCGACAACAGAATTAACCTCGAACAGATTATTGCCCCGTATTACAAAATGGTCGATGGTACATCGTTCGCAGCACCTATAGTGGCAAGCATTGTTGCACAGATGGTGGCGCTGAAACCGGATCTTACACCAGAGCAGATAAAAACCATACTCACCCATACCGCCAAACCCCTGCCGGACGTTCCCCGCCTGATTCAGGGCGCCGGAGTCGTTGATCAGCATGCGGCCCTTGCTTATTGCTCGGCACTGGCAAAGGTTGAACACCAGGCAGCCTAA